Part of the Devosia sp. SL43 genome, CGGTCGCGCGCAGGGCATCGCCCAGCGCCTTCTCGGCCGCATCCCAGCGCTCGATGGTGCCACCGAACTTCTCCGGCCGCGTCGCCAGCTTGATGACGACATTGTCGAAGCCCATGTGCCCATAGACCGAATAGAGCAGGTGCACGAAATGCTCGGTCTCGCTCTGGATCTGGTCCTCGCGGCAGAAGATATGCGCGTCGTCCTGCGTCATCTGGCGAACGCGCATCAGCCCATGCAGGGCACCATGCGCTTCGTTGCGATGACAGCAGCCGAATTCTGCCATTCGCAGAGGCAGATCACGGTAGCTCTTGATGCCCTGGTTGAATATCTGGATATGGGCCGGGCAGTTCATCGGCTTGAGCGCCATCAGGTCGCTCTTGCCCGACAACACCGGACCTTCCTCTTCCGTCCCCGGCACTTCGTCAGGCACCACGAACATGTTTTCGCGGTACTTGCCCCAGTGGCCGGAAGCCTCCCAGAACTTCGAACTCATCAGTTGCGGCGTCTTGACCTCGACATAGCCCGACGTGCTCAGGCGGCGGCGGATATAGGCCTCCATCTGATTGTAGAGCACATAGCCCTTGGGATGCCAGAACACCGACCCCTGCGCTTCCGGCTGGAAGTGGTAGAGATCCATCTCCTGCCCGATCTTGCGATGGTCGCGCTTTTCGGCCTCCTCCATCATGTGGAGATAGGCTTCCAACTCTTCCTTGGTCGCAAAGGCCGTGCCGTAGATGCGGCTCAGCACCGGATTGTTGCTGTCGCCCCGCCAATAGGCGCCCGCCACCTTGGTCAGCTTGAAGGCCATGCCGACATCCTTGACGGTCCGCATATGCGGGCCGCGGCAGAGGTCGATCCACTGGCCTTGCTTGTACATCTTGAGCGACTGGTCAGCCGGAATGGCGTCGACGAGCTCCACCTTGAAGGCCTCTCCCTTGGTGCGGAAGAAGTCCTTAGCCTGGTCGCGGGTCCAGATTTCCTTGCTGAAGGCTGCACCGCGATCGACGATCTCTGCCATCTTCTTCTCGATGGCCGGAAAGTCTTCCTCGCTGAACGGCTCGTCACGCTTGAAGTCGTAGTAGAAGCCGTTCTCGATGACAGGACCGATCGTCACCTGCGTACCGGGCCACAGCTCTTGAACCGCTTCGGCAAGCACGTGCGCGGCATCGTGGCGGATCAGTTCCAGCACGTCCTTGGACCCGCTGTCACGCGTCACGAACTCTATCTTGCCGTCTGCTTCGAGCGAGTCGGACAGGTCCGACAGCACGCCGTTCCAGCGCATGGCAACGGTCTTCTTGGCCAGGCTCTTGGAGATGCCTTCGACCACGGTGGTCCCGGTGGTGCCACGCGCATAGTCGCGAGCTGCACCGTCGGGGAACGTCACCTTGATCGTCATTTTAGGTCTCCAGAAATGGATGATATGCAGCGGAAATCACTACAAGGGCGCCTGTCTAGCACGATTGGCTATTATTTCCAGCGCCCATAAGACCATGGCAGGTACCAACGCGCGGCCGCTGGAATGGCCTCCGGCACCGGGTCGTAGCCATGTGTTCCGCCCGGCCTGCACCTGACATAGCGGGCCAGCCCCATCCAGCCGCCCGGCCAGAAGCCGAATTTCCAGATGGCATCGCTCGTATATTCCGAGCAGGTCGGCAGGTGCCTGCAGG contains:
- the thrS gene encoding threonine--tRNA ligase; amino-acid sequence: MTIKVTFPDGAARDYARGTTGTTVVEGISKSLAKKTVAMRWNGVLSDLSDSLEADGKIEFVTRDSGSKDVLELIRHDAAHVLAEAVQELWPGTQVTIGPVIENGFYYDFKRDEPFSEEDFPAIEKKMAEIVDRGAAFSKEIWTRDQAKDFFRTKGEAFKVELVDAIPADQSLKMYKQGQWIDLCRGPHMRTVKDVGMAFKLTKVAGAYWRGDSNNPVLSRIYGTAFATKEELEAYLHMMEEAEKRDHRKIGQEMDLYHFQPEAQGSVFWHPKGYVLYNQMEAYIRRRLSTSGYVEVKTPQLMSSKFWEASGHWGKYRENMFVVPDEVPGTEEEGPVLSGKSDLMALKPMNCPAHIQIFNQGIKSYRDLPLRMAEFGCCHRNEAHGALHGLMRVRQMTQDDAHIFCREDQIQSETEHFVHLLYSVYGHMGFDNVVIKLATRPEKFGGTIERWDAAEKALGDALRATGYDFEIAEGEGAFYAPKLEFHLKDAIGRSWQVGTLQLDYVLPERLDATYVAEDGSRQYVVMLHRAILGSLERFIGMMIESYAGKMPMWLAPTQVVVATIVSEADEYAQKLVSQLRAAGIRADLDMRNEKINYKVREHSVGKTPLMFVVGRREAEEGTVSVRRLGSEGQKVEPFMDALVALMAEATAPDLKAAKAS
- the yidD gene encoding membrane protein insertion efficiency factor YidD is translated as MDRFIAIVWQVVDLPFKFAAVFLITVYRYTLSAFTGRTCRHLPTCSEYTSDAIWKFGFWPGGWMGLARYVRCRPGGTHGYDPVPEAIPAAARWYLPWSYGRWK